One window from the genome of Pseudanabaena yagii GIHE-NHR1 encodes:
- a CDS encoding CHAT domain-containing protein, whose product MSQQSRAKSLNSKRNYLHNFLAVSMITTTCLLPSVMIAASPTIAQTATTQTIQNGESRSFPITLQSGQFVRILVQQQGIDLVVTLLSPDGKDIATSDSPNEDEGTEVISAIAKVSGEYKLVIKTLDPKSSGKFSFTIEDLRTATDADRKYIVAEVAFMEATKISDGDNEKKQQAIAKFLEALPVFKAMGRTYWEALTLKTVGDIYSDLEKYSESLNYRQQSLTPFKQLGDLKQLGRILNNIGKTYEKLGDFRSAIAFYEQARTARKSIRDPWGEGVTLNNLGYAYDTLGQPKEALAFYEQALNIWREQGNRKEEGNTLRNVGAVYRKLSDYAKALQFYQQALAINQEIGDRSNEGRTLNSIGLLYNNLAQPNKALDFLRRSLAIAKQRKDLRAQSSILSNIGLAYRRLKEIDKALESYFQAFQLALDTGDLGSQSVTLNNLASIAIDQKKYAEAMDFLQKALVVVRKVGDRVTEATILNNIGLVSKYQGKPNQAFATYQQSLQLDRQTGNRRGESIALGNMGGLMAEQGRMEFAIYFYKLSVNVRESIRKDIRSLSREDQNAFKQSVSDIYRGLASMLLEQGRVMEALQVLDLLKVQELQDYLQDVKGNDITAQGIELLPQEQTLSKLISEVESQANSFNNELDSLRKLPNPNDTQQARIAEISKIQLEANQKLVSLFDSNNVQTIEKNLQQNAIADNLKLKAYLSLQERLKSLIQTAQFPQRTALFYPLILGDRLELVLFIPDTPPIHRTIKISQTDLQSAIATFRNDLQDANSFDVQDSGKKLYEWMIKPIAADLQKHQIQTIIYAPDGQLRYIPLAALYDGKQWLIENYAINHITAINLFRLGSQTAFKPNVIAAAFSQGKYEFNVGEQKFAFTGLPFAGKEVENLGAIIPNTTKLFNSSFQRNEIIEPKRNYNIIHLATHAAFVSGKPEESFILLGNGDRLSLREIQNLKMPAVDLVVLSACQTALGGVVGGGEEILGFGYQMQRTGAKAAIASLWTVSDGGTQALMDIFYGELQKEQFSKVESLRQAQLSLIRNPKSEFKHPYYWSAFILIGNGF is encoded by the coding sequence ATGAGTCAGCAATCTAGAGCCAAGTCCCTTAACAGCAAGAGAAATTACTTACACAACTTTCTTGCAGTCTCCATGATTACGACTACTTGCCTTTTGCCGTCGGTAATGATTGCGGCATCACCAACGATCGCCCAAACAGCAACAACTCAAACAATTCAAAATGGGGAGTCCCGTAGTTTTCCGATCACTTTGCAGTCTGGGCAGTTTGTGAGGATTCTGGTACAACAGCAGGGAATTGATCTAGTAGTGACGCTACTCAGCCCAGATGGGAAAGACATCGCTACTTCCGATAGTCCTAATGAAGATGAAGGTACAGAGGTGATCTCCGCGATCGCGAAGGTTTCAGGGGAATATAAACTAGTTATCAAGACTTTAGATCCGAAATCATCGGGGAAATTTAGCTTTACGATTGAGGACTTACGCACTGCCACCGATGCGGATCGTAAATATATTGTGGCGGAAGTTGCTTTTATGGAAGCGACAAAAATTAGTGATGGGGATAATGAGAAGAAACAACAGGCGATCGCTAAATTTCTCGAAGCGTTACCTGTATTTAAAGCTATGGGGCGAACCTATTGGGAAGCACTTACACTGAAAACAGTTGGTGATATTTATAGTGATTTAGAGAAATATTCCGAATCCCTGAACTATCGCCAGCAAAGCCTAACACCTTTTAAGCAACTGGGGGATCTCAAACAATTAGGAAGAATACTCAATAATATTGGCAAAACCTACGAAAAACTTGGAGACTTTCGCAGTGCGATCGCCTTTTATGAACAGGCAAGAACTGCGCGTAAATCCATTCGCGATCCTTGGGGTGAAGGGGTAACTTTGAATAATCTTGGCTATGCCTACGATACACTTGGGCAACCGAAGGAGGCTTTAGCCTTTTATGAACAGGCTCTAAATATTTGGCGAGAACAAGGAAATCGTAAGGAGGAAGGGAATACTCTCCGCAATGTCGGGGCAGTCTATCGAAAGCTCAGCGACTATGCCAAGGCGCTCCAGTTCTATCAACAAGCCTTAGCAATTAATCAAGAAATTGGCGATCGTTCCAATGAAGGCAGGACTCTCAATAGTATTGGACTACTCTATAACAACTTAGCTCAACCCAACAAAGCACTAGATTTTTTACGTCGGTCATTGGCGATCGCCAAGCAAAGAAAAGATCTACGCGCTCAATCATCAATTCTCAGTAATATCGGTCTCGCCTATCGCCGCCTCAAGGAAATTGACAAAGCCTTAGAATCATACTTCCAAGCTTTTCAATTAGCCTTAGATACAGGCGATCTCGGCTCCCAGTCTGTCACCCTCAATAACCTTGCTTCGATCGCTATCGATCAAAAAAAGTATGCCGAAGCGATGGATTTCCTCCAAAAAGCTCTAGTAGTGGTCAGAAAAGTCGGCGATCGCGTCACTGAAGCCACAATTCTCAATAATATTGGTCTAGTTTCCAAATACCAAGGCAAGCCCAACCAAGCCTTCGCCACCTATCAGCAATCCTTACAATTGGATCGCCAAACAGGAAATCGGCGTGGTGAAAGTATTGCCCTTGGGAATATGGGTGGTTTAATGGCAGAGCAGGGACGCATGGAATTTGCCATTTATTTCTATAAGCTGTCGGTAAATGTCCGTGAGTCAATTCGTAAAGATATTCGGAGTCTCTCCCGTGAAGATCAGAACGCATTTAAACAGTCCGTGTCTGACATCTATCGAGGTCTAGCAAGTATGCTGTTAGAACAAGGTCGAGTCATGGAAGCCTTACAGGTACTAGATCTGCTTAAAGTCCAAGAATTGCAAGACTATCTCCAAGATGTTAAGGGCAATGACATCACCGCTCAGGGAATCGAACTATTGCCACAGGAACAGACTCTATCTAAACTAATTTCTGAAGTTGAATCCCAAGCCAATAGTTTTAATAATGAATTGGACTCACTGCGTAAGCTGCCCAATCCCAATGACACCCAACAAGCAAGAATTGCGGAAATCAGCAAAATCCAACTAGAGGCTAATCAAAAATTGGTCAGTTTATTTGATAGCAATAATGTGCAGACCATCGAGAAAAATCTGCAACAAAATGCGATCGCAGACAACCTCAAACTTAAGGCTTATCTCAGTCTCCAAGAGCGTTTAAAAAGCCTCATCCAAACCGCCCAGTTTCCCCAAAGGACAGCCTTATTTTATCCCTTGATTTTAGGTGATCGCCTCGAACTCGTTCTATTTATTCCCGATACTCCCCCCATCCATCGCACAATCAAAATTAGTCAAACTGATTTGCAAAGTGCGATCGCTACTTTTCGCAATGACCTCCAAGATGCCAATTCCTTTGACGTTCAAGATTCAGGCAAGAAACTTTATGAATGGATGATTAAGCCGATTGCCGCAGATCTGCAAAAACATCAAATCCAAACCATTATCTATGCCCCCGATGGACAGTTGCGCTATATTCCTCTAGCCGCTCTCTACGATGGCAAGCAATGGTTGATTGAGAATTATGCTATTAATCACATCACGGCAATTAATTTATTCCGCCTCGGTTCGCAAACTGCCTTCAAGCCCAATGTAATTGCGGCTGCCTTTAGTCAAGGCAAGTATGAGTTTAATGTCGGCGAACAAAAATTTGCATTCACAGGCTTACCCTTTGCGGGTAAGGAAGTTGAAAATTTAGGCGCAATTATTCCTAATACGACCAAGTTATTTAACTCATCGTTTCAACGCAATGAAATCATCGAACCCAAACGCAATTACAACATTATCCATCTCGCTACCCATGCAGCATTTGTCAGTGGCAAACCCGAAGAATCCTTTATTCTCCTCGGCAATGGCGATCGCCTCAGTCTCCGCGAAATCCAAAATCTGAAAATGCCTGCGGTGGATTTAGTGGTATTAAGCGCTTGCCAAACGGCTCTAGGCGGCGTAGTGGGCGGCGGCGAAGAGATTTTGGGCTTTGGGTATCAAATGCAAAGAACGGGGGCAAAAGCCGCGATCGCATCATTGTGGACTGTCTCCGATGGCGGTACTCAAGCCCTGATGGATATTTTTTATGGGGAATTACAAAAGGAGCAGTTTTCTAAAGTGGAGAGCTTGCGTCAAGCGCAACTATCTTTGATTCGCAATCCCAAATCTGAATTCAAACATCCCTATTATTGGTCAGCCTTTATTCTGATTGGCAATGGATTTTAA
- the dusA gene encoding tRNA dihydrouridine(20/20a) synthase DusA, protein MTTLSEMPISTQKLGDRHPTYPISIAPMMDRTDRHYRYFMRQITRRTLLYTEMVTSAAIKHGDKDYLLGFSPAENPLALQVGGDNPQDLAECARIAAAMGYDEINLNVGCPSDRVQSGHFGACLMKNPNLVAKCIEAMVAATQIPVSVKHRIGVDDLDSYEDMQNFVRILSEAGCQRFSVHARKAWLQGLSPKDNREIPPLRYADVHRLKQEFPHLFIEINGGFTTLDQAHEQLQYVDAVMIGRAAYDNPYLFATSDREFFDDESPIRNRLEVAEAMIPYIDAWTGRGLKLNKITRHMLQLFHGQAGSRFWKRILTDKSCIVGAGSEVIREAIRAVTDLDSSSRYAGG, encoded by the coding sequence ATGACTACCCTATCGGAAATGCCAATTTCTACACAGAAATTAGGCGATCGCCATCCTACCTATCCCATCAGCATTGCGCCCATGATGGATCGCACCGATCGCCATTATCGATATTTCATGCGCCAGATTACGCGACGAACTTTGCTCTATACGGAAATGGTGACGAGTGCCGCAATTAAGCATGGCGATAAGGACTATCTCTTAGGCTTCTCGCCTGCGGAAAATCCCCTTGCATTGCAGGTGGGCGGCGACAATCCTCAAGACCTCGCTGAATGTGCGCGGATTGCCGCAGCGATGGGCTATGACGAAATTAATTTGAATGTGGGATGCCCAAGCGATCGCGTCCAAAGTGGACATTTTGGCGCTTGCTTAATGAAAAATCCCAACTTAGTCGCGAAATGTATTGAGGCAATGGTTGCGGCGACGCAGATTCCTGTATCGGTCAAACATCGGATTGGGGTTGATGATTTAGATAGCTATGAGGATATGCAAAATTTTGTACGCATTCTCTCAGAAGCTGGTTGTCAGCGTTTCTCAGTTCATGCGCGAAAGGCATGGTTACAGGGGCTTAGCCCCAAGGATAATCGAGAAATTCCACCTTTGCGTTATGCCGATGTGCATCGATTAAAGCAAGAATTTCCACATTTATTTATTGAAATTAATGGTGGATTTACGACCCTAGATCAAGCCCATGAGCAGTTGCAGTACGTTGATGCGGTGATGATTGGTCGCGCTGCCTATGACAATCCTTATCTCTTTGCAACTAGCGATCGCGAGTTCTTTGATGATGAGTCACCGATTCGTAATCGATTGGAAGTTGCTGAGGCAATGATTCCCTATATCGATGCATGGACTGGTAGGGGATTGAAGTTAAATAAAATCACGCGCCATATGTTGCAACTGTTTCATGGTCAAGCTGGTAGCCGCTTTTGGAAACGCATTCTCACCGATAAATCCTGCATTGTTGGAGCAGGTTCGGAGGTAATCCGCGAGGCAATTAGAGCAGTTACGGATTTAGATTCATCCTCCCGCTACGCGGGAGGATGA
- the purN gene encoding phosphoribosylglycinamide formyltransferase — MLAVLASGSGSNLEAIAQAIHDGKLQAKIAVVIYNEPDAFARQRAEKFGIPAILVNHRDYKSRKALDLAIIDILKQYHVELVIMAGWMRIVTQILIDAFPERILNIHPSLLPSFKGIHSIEQAFNYGVKITGCTVHLLSLEVDSGKIIKQAAVPVLPEDSLADLQKRIQVQEHIIYPEAIAEYISTL, encoded by the coding sequence GTGTTAGCCGTATTAGCTTCAGGAAGTGGCAGTAATTTGGAAGCGATCGCGCAAGCCATCCATGATGGAAAGCTGCAAGCTAAAATTGCTGTCGTGATCTATAACGAACCTGATGCTTTTGCGCGTCAACGTGCAGAAAAGTTTGGTATTCCTGCGATTCTAGTCAATCATCGCGATTACAAATCTCGCAAAGCTCTCGATCTGGCGATCATCGATATTCTCAAGCAGTACCATGTCGAGCTAGTAATCATGGCAGGCTGGATGCGAATCGTCACCCAAATTTTAATCGATGCCTTTCCCGAACGAATTCTCAATATTCATCCCAGTTTGTTACCGAGTTTCAAAGGTATTCATTCGATCGAGCAAGCTTTTAACTATGGGGTGAAAATAACGGGCTGTACGGTGCATTTGCTAAGCCTCGAAGTCGATAGTGGCAAAATCATCAAACAAGCGGCAGTTCCTGTACTACCTGAAGACTCTCTCGCAGATTTACAAAAACGTATCCAAGTTCAGGAACATATCATTTATCCAGAAGCGATCGCTGAATATATAAGCACCTTATAG
- a CDS encoding metal ABC transporter solute-binding protein, Zn/Mn family, which translates to MFAKAPLKLASRSSKTGLRLKAIAPLLIAIATSINACTINTSPTVSSPSTTTTTAKNESLPLVVATNSVICDIAKQIAGETINLKCLIEAGTDPHLYQPKPEDRKAIDSAKLVLYGGYGFEPNLIKLIQASSNTAPKIAVNEIAIPTPLMSTEGHDHDHKEDQKSAKSAKEADPHVWNNAQNGIKIAQAINKNLITLRPDQADTYNKNTTKLVNELGQIDTWIKAQIVTIPESSRKLVTTHDALGYYAKAYGIPIEGALNGISTEEQPTPTRVKELVDVIKTSQVPTIFAEVSINPKLINAVAREANVKVSDREIYADGLGAKGSEAETYTRMLIANTKTIVEGLGGKYNPFQLQN; encoded by the coding sequence ATGTTTGCCAAAGCGCCCTTAAAATTAGCCTCAAGATCAAGTAAAACTGGATTAAGGCTTAAGGCGATCGCACCTTTATTAATAGCGATCGCTACCAGCATCAATGCTTGCACCATCAATACAAGTCCAACTGTCAGCAGTCCTAGTACCACCACTACCACTGCAAAAAATGAAAGTTTGCCCCTAGTTGTAGCGACTAATTCCGTGATCTGCGACATAGCTAAGCAAATCGCGGGGGAGACGATAAATCTCAAATGTCTCATTGAAGCTGGTACTGACCCACACCTTTATCAACCAAAACCTGAAGACCGTAAAGCGATCGACTCTGCGAAGTTAGTTCTTTATGGTGGTTATGGCTTTGAGCCAAACCTAATCAAACTGATTCAAGCAAGTTCCAATACTGCACCCAAAATTGCGGTGAATGAGATTGCTATACCAACGCCTCTAATGTCCACTGAAGGACATGACCATGATCATAAGGAAGATCAAAAATCTGCTAAATCTGCAAAGGAAGCTGACCCCCATGTGTGGAACAATGCTCAAAATGGAATTAAAATTGCTCAAGCAATCAACAAAAATTTAATCACTCTCCGTCCTGATCAAGCAGATACCTACAATAAAAACACCACTAAACTAGTTAATGAATTAGGACAAATTGATACTTGGATTAAGGCACAAATTGTGACAATTCCTGAAAGTTCACGCAAACTAGTCACTACTCACGATGCCCTCGGTTATTATGCAAAAGCTTATGGAATTCCCATTGAAGGCGCTTTGAATGGTATTAGTACTGAGGAGCAACCTACACCAACCAGAGTTAAAGAACTTGTTGATGTAATTAAAACCAGTCAGGTTCCCACGATTTTTGCCGAAGTATCAATCAATCCCAAGTTGATTAATGCTGTTGCGAGGGAAGCAAATGTCAAGGTTAGCGATCGCGAAATTTATGCTGACGGACTAGGTGCAAAGGGTAGTGAAGCAGAAACCTATACTAGGATGCTGATTGCTAATACAAAAACAATTGTCGAGGGATTGGGCGGGAAATATAATCCCTTTCAATTGCAAAATTAA
- a CDS encoding GvpL/GvpF family gas vesicle protein translates to MSLYLYAILQAENLDLIKHLDLKGMNAQPVQFHAIPPFAIVYSESQQDRYLASRANLLAHETVLEVLMKAIDPHKAVPLPLQFGLVVEDWEEVQNDLLIPYAEQLKGLINNLISKREVSVKLFWNQTEELNLAVAENDGLRQRREALIGKILSMDEAIAIGQELEAAIENRQQIIVDAFLNTLKPLSHEYVEGELMTENMIYNGSFLIDWDREPEFASAVENLDKQFENRLRIRYNDFTAPYNFVKVDRD, encoded by the coding sequence ATGAGCTTATACTTATACGCGATTTTGCAAGCTGAAAATCTAGATTTGATTAAACATCTAGATCTTAAGGGTATGAATGCTCAACCTGTCCAGTTTCATGCGATTCCCCCCTTTGCGATCGTTTATAGTGAATCTCAACAGGATCGTTACCTTGCTAGTCGGGCAAATCTCCTCGCCCATGAAACCGTTTTAGAAGTCTTAATGAAAGCGATCGATCCACACAAAGCTGTGCCTTTGCCTTTACAGTTTGGACTAGTGGTGGAAGATTGGGAAGAAGTCCAGAATGATCTATTAATCCCCTACGCAGAGCAACTTAAGGGATTAATCAATAACTTGATTAGTAAGCGCGAAGTCAGTGTCAAACTATTTTGGAATCAAACTGAAGAATTAAATCTTGCTGTTGCTGAGAATGATGGATTACGCCAAAGACGCGAAGCTCTCATTGGTAAGATTTTGAGTATGGATGAGGCGATCGCGATCGGGCAAGAACTAGAAGCTGCGATCGAAAACCGCCAGCAAATCATTGTGGATGCTTTTCTGAATACCCTCAAGCCTCTATCCCATGAATATGTTGAAGGTGAATTGATGACTGAGAATATGATTTATAACGGTTCATTTCTGATTGATTGGGATCGAGAGCCTGAATTTGCATCGGCTGTAGAGAATCTAGACAAACAATTTGAAAATCGCCTCAGAATCCGCTACAACGACTTCACTGCTCCCTATAATTTTGTCAAGGTTGATCGAGATTAA
- a CDS encoding metallophosphoesterase, with protein MKRRQLLFAIGGALIGVPVIGALIYDAIAKSKNQTTYEPAAAQSPTSVASNNLADANNEISLETTEEPLLRFAAIADNGFGSPDQFAVAKAMWETYQQKPYAFVLMAGDNIYSYGEIKLAKAYFEEPYAPLLKENVKFYAVLGNHDIIKSNNGLDQINYKPFNMSDRYYSFTQGDVKEGTVEFFALDTNSNAAWEAQLTWLDQQLAKSTAPWKIVYGHHPLYSSGRHGSNPELAAKLAPIFAKHKVHLYLCGHDHGYERFNAINGTTYIVNGGGGAPLYKFGRSPQTAFVSSQFSFMTFDVYQDKIITKAIATDGKVFDRSIITKTIA; from the coding sequence ATGAAACGCCGTCAGCTTTTATTCGCAATAGGTGGGGCATTGATTGGAGTTCCTGTAATTGGGGCTTTGATTTATGATGCGATCGCTAAATCGAAAAACCAAACCACATATGAGCCAGCCGCCGCTCAATCTCCTACATCGGTTGCTTCCAATAACCTTGCTGACGCAAATAATGAAATCAGCCTTGAAACCACGGAGGAGCCATTACTCCGTTTTGCGGCGATCGCGGATAACGGATTTGGTAGCCCCGATCAATTTGCTGTGGCTAAGGCTATGTGGGAAACCTATCAGCAAAAGCCCTATGCCTTTGTCTTGATGGCAGGCGATAATATTTACTCCTATGGTGAAATTAAATTAGCTAAAGCATATTTTGAAGAACCCTATGCACCATTGCTCAAGGAGAATGTGAAATTCTATGCAGTGCTGGGCAACCACGACATTATCAAATCTAATAATGGTCTCGACCAGATTAATTACAAACCTTTTAACATGAGCGATCGCTACTATTCCTTTACTCAAGGTGATGTCAAAGAAGGAACCGTAGAATTTTTTGCCCTTGATACGAATAGTAATGCTGCTTGGGAAGCGCAACTGACATGGCTCGATCAGCAACTAGCTAAAAGTACTGCCCCTTGGAAAATTGTCTATGGACATCATCCCCTCTATTCGTCGGGTAGACATGGCAGTAATCCCGAATTAGCCGCCAAACTCGCACCAATTTTTGCTAAGCATAAAGTGCATTTATATCTCTGCGGACATGATCATGGTTATGAAAGGTTTAATGCGATCAATGGCACTACCTATATCGTCAATGGCGGCGGCGGTGCACCACTATACAAATTTGGGCGATCGCCACAAACTGCTTTTGTGAGTTCGCAGTTTAGCTTCATGACTTTTGATGTCTATCAAGATAAGATCATCACCAAAGCGATCGCTACCGATGGCAAAGTATTTGATCGTTCTATCATCACCAAAACCATCGCCTAA
- the rlmN gene encoding 23S rRNA (adenine(2503)-C(2))-methyltransferase RlmN → MTANTLPNPSTKALPLLGRSLSELTEWVEAQGQPRYRGKQLYEWIYTKGARNLEDITVFPKAWREQFATHPTVEMGRSQIHLHKQSRDGTEKFLLQLADGEIVETVGIPTSKRLTVCVSTQVGCPMACDFCATGKGGFRRNLAKHEIIDQVLTVQEVMQQRVSNIVFMGMGEPLLNFENLVGAIHVINKDIGIGQRNITVSTVGIPNQIPRFAKEHLQVTLAVSLHAPNQNIRAQVIPSADRYPLEALMDDCRAYVEITGRRISFEYTLLAGVNDSAANAQELAHLIRGFQSHVNLIPYNPVNDADYQRPSERAIQTFVQTLEDAKIAVSVRRTRGLEADAACGQLRGQHEKALAKQTS, encoded by the coding sequence ATGACTGCCAATACCTTGCCAAACCCTTCGACTAAAGCCCTACCTCTGTTGGGGCGATCGCTCTCTGAACTAACAGAATGGGTCGAAGCACAAGGACAGCCTCGCTACCGTGGTAAGCAGCTTTATGAATGGATATATACGAAAGGGGCAAGAAATTTAGAAGACATTACAGTTTTTCCTAAGGCATGGCGTGAGCAATTTGCGACTCATCCGACGGTTGAGATGGGGCGATCGCAGATTCATCTCCATAAGCAAAGTCGTGACGGCACTGAGAAATTTCTACTACAACTAGCTGATGGTGAAATCGTGGAAACCGTTGGTATTCCCACCAGTAAGCGTTTGACGGTTTGTGTATCCACTCAAGTAGGTTGTCCGATGGCTTGTGATTTTTGTGCCACAGGCAAAGGGGGATTTCGGCGTAACTTAGCAAAGCATGAAATCATCGATCAAGTGCTAACTGTCCAAGAAGTCATGCAGCAACGTGTCAGCAATATTGTCTTCATGGGCATGGGCGAGCCATTGCTCAATTTTGAGAATCTCGTCGGGGCAATTCATGTCATCAATAAAGATATTGGCATCGGTCAACGCAATATCACTGTTTCCACTGTTGGTATTCCTAATCAAATTCCTAGATTCGCGAAGGAACATCTCCAAGTTACTCTCGCAGTCAGCCTCCATGCTCCCAATCAAAATATTCGTGCTCAAGTAATTCCTTCTGCCGATCGCTATCCGTTAGAAGCACTCATGGATGATTGCCGTGCCTATGTGGAAATCACTGGTCGAAGGATTAGTTTTGAATATACCTTGCTAGCGGGAGTGAATGACTCTGCGGCAAATGCACAGGAACTTGCTCACTTAATTCGCGGGTTCCAAAGTCATGTCAATTTGATTCCCTACAACCCCGTTAACGATGCGGATTACCAACGTCCTAGCGAGAGAGCAATTCAAACCTTTGTGCAAACTTTAGAAGATGCCAAAATCGCTGTAAGTGTACGCCGTACTAGAGGCTTAGAAGCCGATGCCGCTTGTGGACAACTTCGAGGACAGCATGAGAAAGCCTTAGCAAAACAAACATCCTAA